A genomic window from Antedon mediterranea chromosome 4, ecAntMedi1.1, whole genome shotgun sequence includes:
- the LOC140047864 gene encoding fibroblast growth factor receptor 3-like isoform X1, which translates to MYRYFIINVYYVVMVMADSPCWQQGDNHATDPRPTDLAVEYINYAVRVSWKMQPSPSKFLICICTSSKFKRNDVDGCHEPLSHIGGEVRSYMIPQPIPNTMIVFKIKTQTGNSYSERSFNISDGSPTINSSISDDSYVVGENASLHCPIYGFKLFYSWWKGGNLLSDSQTLNIQRLSTFNSGNYTCKANSEQRKKTKEFNIQVHVKACESTRELSTISLKKVEGFHTSESGVVSFVQRKLFGITFQCQPVIESNGQTFIQWYKGDFKLEAEKNMFHNFSMTLSNVNDQNVGRYTCIVSNCHTYTRRVFDLTVVDYIKGQQDLILKVLEGNSETLHSSIESSSGNYIWLKFSSSNITDKRKEKCFLRIWFWYLKESLSCEAAMTRVTHWCPEAKCLQSNKNTFFLNKLNAEDSGLYISLVVAKSGLQFDQFKIDVQKVDIPPVSDSSSVLFIISCVFLASIVILLLILVILIRRKKHYNTKMSVENTLYEVCEEEQIGGDHGEIDTTEILRMYPSTTSSEQRSIMDATVSSMSFPVNRLTIGEVIGEGGFGVVYLAQAVGIRKGEEVSKVAVKKLKDTATRLDFEAFLDEIHMMKKIGRHTNIINLLGCCTHGDQLLVIIEYAERGNLRDCLRLNRPPVSDDSDTHQQQITLQVKDLFSSAYQVAKGMEYLSSKKCIHRDLAARNILVTEDFVMKIADFGFACDMKSMDYYRKDSKTWLPIKWMSPETMSDYIFTTQSDVWSFGVLLWEIMTLGMTPYPSVPTNMILKYLMDGQRLSQPRGCSLQIYHIMRECWQLCPERRPTFTELVQDLSRILHEKSNQEYLDLDVGIVTAFSIKHTTI; encoded by the exons ATGTATAGATACTTTATTATTAACGTGTATTATGTTGTCATGGTGATGGCTGATAGTCCGTGTTGGCAACAAGGAG ATAATCATGCTACTGATCCCAGACCAACAGACTTAGCTGTTGAATATATAAACTATGCAGTCAGAGTGTCATGGAAAATGCAACCAAGCCCATCCAAATTTTTGATATGTATTTGTACATCATCTA AATTTAAGAGAAATGATGTAGATGGGTGCCATGAACCATTGTCACACATTGGTGGCGAAGTTCGTAGTTATATGATACCACAGCCAATACCTAACACCATGATTGTATTCAAGATTAAAACACAGACAGGGAATTCATATAGTGAACGGTCTTTCAATATTTCAGATGGTT CACCGACAATAAACAGTTCAATCAGTGACGATTCGTATGTGGTTGGTGAAAATGCTTCACTACATTGCCCTATATATGGCTTCAAGCTCTTCTATTCTTGGTGGAAGGGTGGAAATCTTTTAAGCGACAGTCAAACCCTGAATATTCAACGTCTGTCCACGTTTAACAGTGGCAACTATACTTGTAAGGCAAACAGTGAACAGCGTAAGAAAACGAAAGAATTTAATATTCAGGTTCATGTTAAAG cCTGTGAATCTACACGGGAATTATCaactatttcattaaaaaaagtgGAAGGCTTTCACACCAGCGAGTCAGGCGTAGTCTCTTTTGTACAGAGAAAATTGTTTGGCATTACTTTTCAGTGTCAGCCTGTAATAGAGTCTAATGGACAGACATTCATTCAGTGGTATAAAGGTGATTTTAAATTGGAAGCAGAGAAAAATATG tttcataATTTCTCAATGACACTGTCTAATGTAAATGATCAGAATGTTGGACGTTATACTTGTATTGTTTCCAATTGTCACACCTACACAAGACGAGTCTTTGATTTAACAGTTG TTGATTACATAAAAGGCCAACAAGACTTGATTTTGAAAGTATTAGAAGGGAATTCAGAAACATTGCATAGTTCTATAGAGTCATCCAGTGGCAATTACATCTGGTTGAAGTTTAGCTCATCAAATATAACTGATAAAAGAAAG GAGAAATGTTTTTTACGAATATGG TTCTGGTATTTGAAAGAGAGTCTGTCTTGTGAAGCTGCTATGACTAGAGTTACTCATTGGTGCCCTGAAGCTAAATGTTTACAA agcaacaaaaacactttttttctgaATAAGTTGAACGCTGAAGATTCTGGTCTGTACATTAGCTTAGTGGTTGCAAAATCAGGATTGCAATTTGACCAATTTAAAATAGACGTCCAAAAAG tTGACATACCACCTGTCTCTGATAGTAGTTCTGTCCTGTTTATAATTAGCTGTGTATTTTTAGCTAGCATCGTAATCCTTTTGCTGATTCTTGTCATTCTAATTCGgcgaaaaaaacattataataccAAAATGTCGGTAGAAAACACATTATATGAAGTTTGCGAG GAAGAGCAAATTGGTGGCGACCATGGAGAGATAGATACTACAGAAATATTACGAATGTATCCGTCCACTACATCAAGCGAGCAAAGATCTATAATGGACGCCACGGTATCATCAATGTCATTCCCAGTCAATAG ACTGACAATTGGTGAGGTGATTGGTGAGGGGGGTTTTGGTGTTGTTTATTTAGCTCAGGCTGTTGGTATTAGGAAGGGAGAAGAAGTATCAAAGGTTGCGGTCAAAAAGCTCAAAG ACACAGCAACAAGACTTGATTTTGAGGCGTTTTTGGATGAGATACACATGATGAAAAAAATTGGCCGTCACACTAATATTATAAATCTTCTAGGTTGCTGTACACATGGAG ATCAGTTACTTGTAATAATAGAATATGCAGAACGAGGAAATCTTCGTGATTGTCTACGTCTCAATCGTCCACCTGTCTCTGACGACAGCGACACCCATCAACAGCAGATCACTCTACAAGTAAAAGATTTGTTCTCCAGTGCTTATCAGGTTGCCAAAGGAATGGAATATCTATCATCAAAAAAG TGTATACATCGAGATCTTGCGGCTCGTAACATCCTGGTGACGGAAGACTTTGTGATGAAAATTGCTGACTTTGGATTTGCTTGCGACATGAAAAGCATGGATTATTATCGAAAAGATTCCAAG aCTTGGCTGCCAATCAAATGGATGTCTCCAGAAACCATGTCGGATTACATCTTCACCACACAGAGCGATGTATGGTCATTCGGTGTGTTGCTATGGGAGATCATGACACTTGGAATGACTCCGTATCCAAGCGTGCCAACCAATATGATATTGAAATATTTGATGGATGGACAAAGACTAAGTCAGCCCCGAGGATGCTCACTACAAAT aTATCACATTATGAGAGAGTGTTGGCAGTTATGTCCCGAAAGACGTCCAACCTTTACTGAATTAGTTCAGGATTTATCAAGAATTTTACATGAGAAATCTAATCAG GAGTATTTAGATCTTGATGTTGGAATAGTGACAGCTTTCAGTATCAAGCATACTACCATTTAA
- the LOC140047864 gene encoding fibroblast growth factor receptor 3-like isoform X2: MYRYFIINVYYVVMVMADSPCWQQGDNHATDPRPTDLAVEYINYAVRVSWKMQPSPSKFLICICTSSKFKRNDVDGCHEPLSHIGGEVRSYMIPQPIPNTMIVFKIKTQTGNSYSERSFNISDGSPTINSSISDDSYVVGENASLHCPIYGFKLFYSWWKGGNLLSDSQTLNIQRLSTFNSGNYTCKANSEQRKKTKEFNIQVHVKACESTRELSTISLKKVEGFHTSESGVVSFVQRKLFGITFQCQPVIESNGQTFIQWYKGDFKLEAEKNMFHNFSMTLSNVNDQNVGRYTCIVSNCHTYTRRVFDLTVVDYIKGQQDLILKVLEGNSETLHSSIESSSGNYIWLKFSSSNITDKRKEKCFLRIWFWYLKESLSCEAAMTRVTHWCPEAKCLQSNKNTFFLNKLNAEDSGLYISLVVAKSGLQFDQFKIDVQKASIVILLLILVILIRRKKHYNTKMSVENTLYEVCEEEQIGGDHGEIDTTEILRMYPSTTSSEQRSIMDATVSSMSFPVNRLTIGEVIGEGGFGVVYLAQAVGIRKGEEVSKVAVKKLKDTATRLDFEAFLDEIHMMKKIGRHTNIINLLGCCTHGDQLLVIIEYAERGNLRDCLRLNRPPVSDDSDTHQQQITLQVKDLFSSAYQVAKGMEYLSSKKCIHRDLAARNILVTEDFVMKIADFGFACDMKSMDYYRKDSKTWLPIKWMSPETMSDYIFTTQSDVWSFGVLLWEIMTLGMTPYPSVPTNMILKYLMDGQRLSQPRGCSLQIYHIMRECWQLCPERRPTFTELVQDLSRILHEKSNQEYLDLDVGIVTAFSIKHTTI; this comes from the exons ATGTATAGATACTTTATTATTAACGTGTATTATGTTGTCATGGTGATGGCTGATAGTCCGTGTTGGCAACAAGGAG ATAATCATGCTACTGATCCCAGACCAACAGACTTAGCTGTTGAATATATAAACTATGCAGTCAGAGTGTCATGGAAAATGCAACCAAGCCCATCCAAATTTTTGATATGTATTTGTACATCATCTA AATTTAAGAGAAATGATGTAGATGGGTGCCATGAACCATTGTCACACATTGGTGGCGAAGTTCGTAGTTATATGATACCACAGCCAATACCTAACACCATGATTGTATTCAAGATTAAAACACAGACAGGGAATTCATATAGTGAACGGTCTTTCAATATTTCAGATGGTT CACCGACAATAAACAGTTCAATCAGTGACGATTCGTATGTGGTTGGTGAAAATGCTTCACTACATTGCCCTATATATGGCTTCAAGCTCTTCTATTCTTGGTGGAAGGGTGGAAATCTTTTAAGCGACAGTCAAACCCTGAATATTCAACGTCTGTCCACGTTTAACAGTGGCAACTATACTTGTAAGGCAAACAGTGAACAGCGTAAGAAAACGAAAGAATTTAATATTCAGGTTCATGTTAAAG cCTGTGAATCTACACGGGAATTATCaactatttcattaaaaaaagtgGAAGGCTTTCACACCAGCGAGTCAGGCGTAGTCTCTTTTGTACAGAGAAAATTGTTTGGCATTACTTTTCAGTGTCAGCCTGTAATAGAGTCTAATGGACAGACATTCATTCAGTGGTATAAAGGTGATTTTAAATTGGAAGCAGAGAAAAATATG tttcataATTTCTCAATGACACTGTCTAATGTAAATGATCAGAATGTTGGACGTTATACTTGTATTGTTTCCAATTGTCACACCTACACAAGACGAGTCTTTGATTTAACAGTTG TTGATTACATAAAAGGCCAACAAGACTTGATTTTGAAAGTATTAGAAGGGAATTCAGAAACATTGCATAGTTCTATAGAGTCATCCAGTGGCAATTACATCTGGTTGAAGTTTAGCTCATCAAATATAACTGATAAAAGAAAG GAGAAATGTTTTTTACGAATATGG TTCTGGTATTTGAAAGAGAGTCTGTCTTGTGAAGCTGCTATGACTAGAGTTACTCATTGGTGCCCTGAAGCTAAATGTTTACAA agcaacaaaaacactttttttctgaATAAGTTGAACGCTGAAGATTCTGGTCTGTACATTAGCTTAGTGGTTGCAAAATCAGGATTGCAATTTGACCAATTTAAAATAGACGTCCAAAAAG CTAGCATCGTAATCCTTTTGCTGATTCTTGTCATTCTAATTCGgcgaaaaaaacattataataccAAAATGTCGGTAGAAAACACATTATATGAAGTTTGCGAG GAAGAGCAAATTGGTGGCGACCATGGAGAGATAGATACTACAGAAATATTACGAATGTATCCGTCCACTACATCAAGCGAGCAAAGATCTATAATGGACGCCACGGTATCATCAATGTCATTCCCAGTCAATAG ACTGACAATTGGTGAGGTGATTGGTGAGGGGGGTTTTGGTGTTGTTTATTTAGCTCAGGCTGTTGGTATTAGGAAGGGAGAAGAAGTATCAAAGGTTGCGGTCAAAAAGCTCAAAG ACACAGCAACAAGACTTGATTTTGAGGCGTTTTTGGATGAGATACACATGATGAAAAAAATTGGCCGTCACACTAATATTATAAATCTTCTAGGTTGCTGTACACATGGAG ATCAGTTACTTGTAATAATAGAATATGCAGAACGAGGAAATCTTCGTGATTGTCTACGTCTCAATCGTCCACCTGTCTCTGACGACAGCGACACCCATCAACAGCAGATCACTCTACAAGTAAAAGATTTGTTCTCCAGTGCTTATCAGGTTGCCAAAGGAATGGAATATCTATCATCAAAAAAG TGTATACATCGAGATCTTGCGGCTCGTAACATCCTGGTGACGGAAGACTTTGTGATGAAAATTGCTGACTTTGGATTTGCTTGCGACATGAAAAGCATGGATTATTATCGAAAAGATTCCAAG aCTTGGCTGCCAATCAAATGGATGTCTCCAGAAACCATGTCGGATTACATCTTCACCACACAGAGCGATGTATGGTCATTCGGTGTGTTGCTATGGGAGATCATGACACTTGGAATGACTCCGTATCCAAGCGTGCCAACCAATATGATATTGAAATATTTGATGGATGGACAAAGACTAAGTCAGCCCCGAGGATGCTCACTACAAAT aTATCACATTATGAGAGAGTGTTGGCAGTTATGTCCCGAAAGACGTCCAACCTTTACTGAATTAGTTCAGGATTTATCAAGAATTTTACATGAGAAATCTAATCAG GAGTATTTAGATCTTGATGTTGGAATAGTGACAGCTTTCAGTATCAAGCATACTACCATTTAA